One Pseudomonas sp. MH9.2 DNA segment encodes these proteins:
- the cueR gene encoding Cu(I)-responsive transcriptional regulator, with protein sequence MNIGQAAKNSGLSAKMIRYYESIGLLKAAHRSDSGYRLYGPEDLHTLAFIKRSRDLGFSLEEVAKLLTLWQDRQRASSDVKALAREHITALDQKISELASLRDTLQELVEHCQGDHRPDCPILKDLASGRCCD encoded by the coding sequence ATGAATATTGGTCAAGCCGCCAAAAACAGTGGTCTGAGCGCCAAGATGATTCGTTATTACGAGTCCATTGGCCTGCTCAAGGCCGCGCACCGCAGTGACAGCGGTTATCGGCTGTATGGGCCGGAAGATCTGCACACGCTGGCCTTCATCAAGCGCTCGCGAGACCTGGGTTTCTCACTGGAAGAAGTGGCCAAACTGCTGACTCTGTGGCAAGACCGCCAGCGTGCCAGCAGCGATGTGAAAGCCCTGGCGCGTGAACACATCACGGCGCTGGATCAGAAGATCAGCGAACTGGCCAGCCTGCGCGATACCTTGCAAGAGTTGGTCGAGCACTGCCAGGGCGACCATCGCCCGGACTGTCCGATTCTCAAGGATCTGGCGTCTGGTAGGTGTTGCGACTGA
- a CDS encoding PA4780 family RIO1-like protein kinase → MKTPKRIEPLIEDGLVDEVLRPLMSGKEAAVYVVRCGNELRCAKVYKEANKRSFRQAAEYQEGRKVRNSRQARAMAKGSKFGRKETEDAWQNAEVAALFRLASAGVRVPKPYDFLEGVLLMELIADEFGDAAPRLNDVVMEPDQAREYHEFLIRQIVLMLCTGLVHGDLSEFNVLLTPGGPVIIDLPQAVDAAGNNHAFSMLERDVGNMASYFGRFAPELKATRYAKEMWALYEAGILHPGSPLTGEFDEPEDLADVGGVLREIEAARLDEDHRQAVRAADDAPPSKTEEPPPPWIQ, encoded by the coding sequence ATGAAGACTCCAAAACGCATTGAACCCCTGATCGAGGACGGTCTGGTCGACGAGGTGCTGCGCCCACTCATGAGTGGTAAAGAGGCAGCTGTTTATGTGGTGCGCTGTGGCAACGAGCTGCGGTGCGCCAAGGTTTACAAGGAGGCGAATAAACGAAGTTTCCGGCAGGCCGCGGAGTATCAGGAGGGTCGCAAGGTTCGCAACAGCCGGCAGGCCCGAGCGATGGCCAAGGGCTCGAAGTTCGGTCGTAAAGAGACCGAAGATGCCTGGCAGAATGCTGAAGTAGCCGCGCTGTTTCGTTTGGCCAGCGCGGGTGTGCGAGTGCCCAAGCCGTACGACTTCCTTGAAGGCGTGCTGTTGATGGAACTGATCGCCGACGAGTTTGGCGACGCGGCCCCTCGCTTGAACGATGTGGTGATGGAACCGGACCAGGCGCGGGAGTATCACGAGTTCCTGATCAGGCAGATCGTGCTGATGCTGTGTACCGGTCTGGTGCACGGTGACTTGTCCGAGTTCAACGTGCTGTTGACCCCGGGCGGGCCGGTGATTATCGATTTGCCGCAGGCTGTCGATGCCGCGGGCAACAACCATGCGTTCAGCATGCTGGAGCGCGATGTCGGCAACATGGCTTCTTATTTCGGACGCTTTGCCCCGGAATTGAAGGCGACCCGGTACGCGAAAGAGATGTGGGCGCTTTATGAAGCCGGCATCTTGCACCCGGGCAGTCCGCTGACCGGTGAGTTCGATGAGCCTGAAGACCTGGCCGATGTCGGTGGGGTTCTGCGGGAAATCGAGGCGGCCCGTCTGGACGAGGATCACCGTCAGGCTGTCCGCGCCGCAGATGACGCGCCACCGAGCAAAACCGAAGAGCCGCCTCCACCCTGGATACAGTGA
- a CDS encoding DUF4136 domain-containing protein codes for MKCRLALILLCLGLSACQSSNPYVASANPIPPAPAQAAHTLDLSAYPAAPRDYGRYRNWAWVNDKLPTGSAWADSAQLAEAIGNGLDQRGLRPAMNNQPADVRVSADVRLETRLRQYREDAYNPYYGGGMGYSHYDGYHGGGYGAYATVPIVRTYQEQVIVVRISLFDGKSGQPVWSASAETASGGDQSARGKALRQAVQQALKAYPPS; via the coding sequence ATGAAGTGCCGCCTCGCTTTAATCCTCCTCTGCCTGGGGCTTAGCGCCTGTCAGAGCAGCAATCCCTATGTCGCCAGCGCCAACCCTATACCGCCGGCACCGGCGCAAGCGGCCCATACGCTGGACCTGAGCGCCTACCCGGCGGCACCCCGGGATTATGGGCGTTATCGCAATTGGGCCTGGGTCAACGACAAGCTCCCGACGGGCTCAGCATGGGCGGATTCGGCGCAGCTGGCTGAAGCTATCGGCAATGGCCTGGATCAGCGCGGCTTACGCCCGGCGATGAACAATCAACCGGCAGACGTGCGCGTAAGCGCAGATGTGCGCCTGGAAACACGTCTGCGGCAATACCGTGAAGACGCCTACAATCCTTACTACGGCGGTGGGATGGGTTATAGCCATTACGACGGCTATCACGGCGGCGGTTATGGCGCGTATGCAACAGTCCCAATCGTGCGTACGTATCAAGAGCAAGTGATCGTGGTGCGCATCAGCCTGTTCGACGGAAAAAGCGGTCAGCCTGTATGGAGTGCGAGCGCCGAAACGGCCAGTGGCGGCGACCAGTCTGCCCGTGGCAAGGCCTTGCGTCAGGCGGTGCAACAAGCCCTGAAGGCGTACCCTCCCTCATAA
- a CDS encoding methyltransferase domain-containing protein has protein sequence MSDRHFNLLATRFAEKIYGGAKGAIRLAVLQADLIEVLPDRPLRVLDIGAGLGHMSLWLAEHGHQVTLAEPAEPMLDSARQRFADAGQSATFIQASWQQLLGQLTEPYDLVICHAVLEWLAEPHAILPVLHQLTRKDGWLSLAFYNRDALIYRNLLKGHFRKMRKNDMAGEKQSLTPQQPLDPRELAAQLEPLWQVETQSGVRVFHDYMPPEFQARVQLADLLEMELAHRRHPAFAGLGRYLHWMCKPR, from the coding sequence ATGAGCGACCGTCATTTCAATCTGCTCGCGACCCGTTTCGCCGAAAAAATCTATGGCGGCGCCAAAGGTGCCATCCGCCTGGCCGTTTTGCAGGCTGACCTCATCGAGGTCCTGCCTGACCGGCCTCTGCGCGTCCTGGATATCGGTGCCGGGTTGGGCCATATGTCGTTGTGGCTGGCCGAACACGGGCATCAGGTAACGTTGGCCGAACCAGCCGAACCCATGCTCGACAGCGCACGCCAACGCTTTGCCGATGCAGGGCAAAGCGCGACCTTCATTCAGGCCTCCTGGCAACAATTGCTCGGCCAACTGACCGAACCTTATGATCTGGTGATCTGTCACGCCGTGCTGGAATGGCTCGCAGAACCCCACGCGATCCTGCCAGTCCTACACCAGTTGACCCGGAAAGACGGCTGGCTGTCGCTGGCGTTTTATAACCGCGACGCCTTGATTTATCGCAATCTGCTCAAAGGTCATTTCCGCAAAATGCGCAAAAATGACATGGCGGGAGAAAAGCAAAGCCTGACCCCGCAACAACCCCTTGATCCGCGCGAATTAGCAGCGCAACTTGAACCTCTGTGGCAGGTCGAAACCCAAAGTGGTGTACGGGTTTTCCACGACTATATGCCGCCTGAATTTCAGGCCAGGGTCCAACTCGCGGATTTGCTGGAAATGGAACTGGCCCACCGTCGCCACCCTGCCTTTGCCGGCTTGGGGCGCTATCTGCACTGGATGTGCAAGCCACGGTGA
- a CDS encoding bile acid:sodium symporter family protein has product MHAFKHLKRVVTDWFLCGMLIATLLAYFFPGFGSAGGGMHAEYVINIGVFLVFFLHGVNLSSEQISHGLKSWKLHIMVQAFTFVVFPLIWLICNQLFGSHMPALLMLGFFYLCALPSTISSSVALTGSAGGNVPAAILNASMSSVFGIFMTPWLVSLVVGTGAGGIDLGSTLLDLSAMLLLPLVLGQLVRPFLGTFFARHKRYTNIVDKVVILLLVYAAFCNSMVSGMWQQQGDTVILSAFIGSGVLLAVILFMTTRTTRALNFNHADEVAAVFCASKKSLAAGAPMAALIFGANPGLGLILLPIMIYHPMQLIVCSVIAENYASRNHKQLSQAAREEARAA; this is encoded by the coding sequence ATGCACGCATTCAAGCACCTCAAACGCGTCGTCACGGACTGGTTCCTTTGCGGCATGCTGATCGCCACGTTGCTCGCGTATTTCTTCCCGGGCTTCGGCAGTGCCGGCGGCGGGATGCATGCCGAATATGTGATCAACATCGGGGTGTTTCTGGTGTTCTTCCTGCACGGGGTGAACCTGTCCAGCGAACAAATCAGCCACGGCCTGAAAAGCTGGAAACTGCACATCATGGTGCAGGCCTTCACGTTCGTGGTCTTCCCTCTGATCTGGTTGATCTGCAACCAGCTGTTCGGCTCACACATGCCCGCCCTGTTGATGCTCGGCTTCTTCTACCTGTGCGCCCTGCCCTCGACCATTTCCTCCTCGGTTGCATTGACCGGCAGCGCAGGGGGCAACGTTCCTGCGGCCATTCTCAATGCCAGCATGTCCAGTGTGTTCGGGATTTTCATGACCCCTTGGCTGGTGAGCCTGGTGGTTGGCACGGGTGCTGGCGGGATTGATCTGGGTTCGACCCTGCTCGACTTGAGCGCAATGCTTCTGTTGCCACTGGTGCTGGGACAACTGGTGCGTCCGTTCCTCGGCACCTTTTTCGCCCGGCACAAGCGCTACACCAACATCGTCGACAAGGTCGTGATCCTGTTGCTGGTCTACGCCGCGTTTTGCAATTCGATGGTGTCCGGCATGTGGCAACAGCAAGGCGATACGGTGATTCTCAGCGCCTTTATTGGCAGTGGCGTCTTGCTGGCAGTCATTCTGTTCATGACCACGCGCACGACTCGCGCCCTGAACTTCAATCACGCCGATGAAGTGGCAGCGGTGTTTTGCGCGAGCAAAAAGTCCCTGGCCGCCGGCGCACCGATGGCGGCACTGATATTCGGCGCCAACCCTGGGCTGGGCCTGATCCTGTTGCCGATCATGATCTATCACCCGATGCAGCTGATCGTCTGTTCGGTGATCGCGGAAAACTACGCGAGTCGCAACCATAAACAGTTATCACAAGCCGCACGAGAAGAAGCCCGAGCGGCTTAA
- a CDS encoding DUF4136 domain-containing protein: MFRRLAVLSLALLLGACATPVNRDFDASRDFGAYRTWGWKEPGVQYRPDDPRIKSDLTEQRIRQAVAEQLDQRGLRMAQAGGKVDVQVQTYLIVENRQQMINTNYGGGPWGNGWGGWGGMSETRSVDYKVSTLQIDLLDGKDGKLVWRGSTEQVVDTDTNNPAARDTAIRQTVAKVLAQYPPR, from the coding sequence ATGTTCCGCCGCCTGGCTGTACTGTCTCTCGCGTTGCTGCTCGGTGCCTGTGCAACCCCGGTCAACCGCGACTTCGATGCATCAAGGGACTTTGGCGCCTATCGAACCTGGGGCTGGAAAGAGCCAGGGGTTCAATACCGCCCCGATGATCCTCGGATAAAAAGCGACCTGACCGAACAACGCATTCGTCAGGCGGTGGCTGAGCAACTCGATCAACGCGGGCTGCGTATGGCGCAGGCGGGGGGCAAAGTTGATGTCCAGGTGCAAACCTACCTGATCGTCGAGAATCGTCAGCAGATGATCAACACCAACTATGGCGGTGGTCCATGGGGCAACGGCTGGGGCGGATGGGGAGGCATGAGCGAAACCCGTAGCGTCGACTACAAAGTCAGCACCCTGCAAATCGATTTGCTCGACGGCAAAGACGGCAAGTTGGTGTGGCGCGGCAGCACCGAACAGGTCGTGGACACCGACACGAACAACCCGGCGGCTCGCGATACAGCAATCCGGCAGACCGTGGCCAAGGTGCTGGCGCAGTATCCACCGCGCTGA
- a CDS encoding heavy metal translocating P-type ATPase: protein MPMSNTLELPITGMTCASCAGRVERALSKVVGVKTVSVNLASERAHVESSGPIDPAVLIAAVTQAGYGASLLEDTRANADNQQQRLTRERWALLLAIALALPLVLPMLLAPFSVHWMLPAWVQFALATPVQFILGARFYIAAWKAVRAGAGNMDLLVALGTSAGYGLSLYQWANTAPGSMPHLYFEASAVVIALVLLGKYLESRAKRQTASAIRALEALRPERAIQLIDGQERDVAISALRLDDLVVVKPGERFPVDGEVIDGQSHADEALISGESLPVPKQPGDKVTGGAINGEGRLLVKTRALGAETVLARIIRLVEDAQAGKAPIQKLVDKVSQVFVPTVLVIAVFTLAGWLLAGAPLETALINAVAVLVIACPCALGLATPTAIMAGTGVAARYGILIKDAEALERAHEVTAMVFDKTGTLTSGTPRIAHLSAVDGNEDVLLQWAGALQQGSEHPLAKAVLDACTARDLNIEAVAASQALPGRGIAGTVQGRDLALGNRRLLEESGLTMGTLAQSAQAWEAEGRTLSWLIERGAQPSVLGLLAFGDTLKPGALEAVQQLTARHISSHLLTGDNRGSARVVAEALGISDVHAEVLPADKAATIVELKKTGVVAMVGDGINDAPALAAADIGIAMGGGTDVAMHAAGITLMRGDPRLIPAALEISRKTYAKIRQNLFWAFVYNLIGIPLAAFGFLNPVLAGAAMALSSVSVVSNALLLKTWKPKDID, encoded by the coding sequence ATGCCTATGTCCAACACGCTCGAATTGCCCATAACCGGAATGACCTGCGCCAGTTGTGCCGGACGGGTCGAGCGCGCATTAAGCAAAGTTGTCGGCGTCAAAACCGTCAGCGTCAATCTCGCCAGCGAACGTGCGCACGTCGAATCGTCAGGGCCAATCGACCCTGCCGTGCTGATTGCGGCCGTCACCCAGGCCGGTTATGGCGCAAGCCTGCTGGAAGACACTCGCGCCAACGCCGACAACCAACAACAGCGACTGACCCGGGAGCGCTGGGCATTGCTGCTGGCGATTGCCCTCGCGCTGCCGCTGGTTCTGCCCATGCTGCTGGCGCCATTCAGTGTGCACTGGATGCTACCGGCCTGGGTGCAGTTTGCCCTGGCAACGCCCGTGCAATTCATTCTCGGTGCGCGGTTTTACATCGCCGCCTGGAAAGCCGTCAGGGCCGGTGCCGGCAACATGGATTTGCTGGTCGCGCTGGGCACCAGTGCGGGCTATGGACTGAGCCTTTATCAATGGGCGAACACCGCGCCGGGCAGCATGCCGCATCTGTATTTCGAAGCCTCGGCGGTGGTTATCGCACTGGTACTGCTGGGCAAATACCTGGAAAGTCGCGCCAAACGCCAGACCGCCAGCGCAATTCGCGCGCTTGAGGCCCTGCGCCCCGAACGTGCTATTCAACTGATCGATGGACAAGAACGGGACGTGGCCATCAGCGCTTTGCGCCTCGACGATCTGGTGGTGGTCAAGCCCGGCGAACGCTTCCCGGTGGATGGCGAGGTGATTGATGGCCAGAGTCACGCCGACGAAGCCTTGATCAGTGGAGAGAGCCTGCCCGTGCCCAAGCAGCCCGGCGACAAGGTGACCGGTGGCGCGATCAATGGCGAAGGCCGCTTGCTGGTCAAGACTCGGGCGCTGGGCGCGGAAACCGTGTTGGCGCGGATCATTCGTCTGGTCGAGGATGCTCAGGCGGGCAAAGCCCCTATTCAGAAGCTTGTGGATAAAGTCAGTCAGGTGTTCGTCCCGACAGTGCTGGTGATCGCCGTCTTCACCCTGGCGGGATGGCTGCTGGCTGGCGCGCCGCTGGAAACGGCCCTGATCAATGCCGTGGCGGTGTTAGTGATTGCCTGCCCTTGCGCGCTGGGCCTGGCGACGCCAACGGCGATCATGGCCGGCACCGGCGTGGCGGCCCGTTATGGCATTTTGATCAAGGACGCGGAAGCACTGGAGCGTGCCCATGAAGTCACGGCCATGGTCTTCGACAAGACCGGCACGCTGACCTCCGGCACACCACGCATCGCCCACTTGAGCGCTGTCGATGGCAACGAAGACGTCCTGCTGCAATGGGCCGGCGCGCTGCAACAAGGCAGCGAGCACCCCTTGGCCAAGGCCGTACTGGATGCCTGCACGGCCCGCGATTTGAACATCGAGGCGGTCGCCGCCAGCCAGGCGCTGCCGGGGCGAGGCATTGCCGGGACCGTGCAAGGTCGGGATCTTGCGCTGGGCAATCGCCGTCTGCTGGAAGAAAGCGGCCTGACCATGGGAACCCTGGCGCAATCCGCGCAAGCATGGGAGGCAGAAGGTCGCACGTTGTCCTGGCTGATCGAGCGCGGCGCGCAGCCCTCGGTGCTGGGGCTGCTGGCCTTCGGAGACACGCTCAAGCCCGGCGCTCTGGAAGCGGTCCAACAACTCACTGCACGCCATATCAGCAGCCACCTGCTCACCGGCGACAATCGCGGCAGCGCCCGCGTGGTGGCCGAAGCATTGGGTATCAGCGATGTGCACGCAGAAGTCCTGCCCGCCGACAAAGCGGCGACCATTGTCGAGCTTAAAAAAACCGGGGTGGTGGCGATGGTCGGTGACGGCATCAACGACGCGCCGGCATTGGCGGCGGCAGACATCGGCATCGCCATGGGCGGCGGAACCGATGTGGCCATGCATGCGGCCGGGATTACCCTGATGCGCGGCGACCCGCGCTTGATCCCGGCGGCGCTGGAGATCAGCCGCAAAACCTATGCGAAGATTCGCCAGAACCTGTTCTGGGCCTTCGTCTACAACCTGATCGGCATTCCCCTGGCCGCATTCGGCTTCCTCAACCCAGTATTGGCGGGCGCTGCGATGGCGCTGTCGAGTGTCAGTGTGGTGAGCAATGCGCTGCTGCTGAAAACCTGGAAGCCGAAGGATATCGATTGA
- a CDS encoding AraC family transcriptional regulator encodes MATNGQLMGFRQGNERQIPLLSALPRPVYARAESLGAGSWTPPHRHDWVQFSYAISGVLGVHTAEGSFFAPPQWGVWIPAGVEHDVVTSMRAEMRSLYVRKEDCSWAPERCRVLEVTPLARELIKTFCLLPPSYPQGDSSEARLVQVLLDQLAHLPEVGFSLPLPRHPRLLGLCNELIENPSQSITLQGWAERLGMSEKTVMRLFQRETGLSFRGWRQRARLLSSLSALEEGESVTNTALSCGYDSTSAFIAAFKSLFGFTPGELFKP; translated from the coding sequence ATAGCGACTAACGGACAACTTATGGGCTTTCGTCAGGGTAACGAGCGTCAGATACCTCTACTCAGCGCTTTGCCGCGCCCGGTCTATGCGCGGGCGGAAAGCCTGGGGGCGGGTTCCTGGACGCCGCCTCATCGTCATGACTGGGTGCAGTTCTCTTATGCAATCAGCGGCGTATTAGGCGTGCACACCGCGGAGGGCAGTTTTTTCGCGCCACCGCAGTGGGGCGTGTGGATTCCCGCCGGGGTCGAGCATGACGTGGTTACGTCGATGCGGGCGGAGATGCGCAGTCTGTATGTGCGCAAGGAAGACTGCAGTTGGGCGCCGGAGCGTTGTCGTGTGCTGGAAGTCACGCCGCTGGCCCGCGAGCTGATCAAGACGTTTTGCTTGCTGCCGCCAAGTTATCCACAGGGTGACAGCAGCGAGGCGCGGCTGGTGCAGGTGCTGCTCGATCAACTGGCCCATCTGCCGGAAGTCGGGTTCTCTCTGCCGCTGCCGCGTCATCCGCGTTTGCTTGGGCTGTGCAACGAATTGATCGAAAACCCCAGTCAGTCGATCACCCTGCAGGGATGGGCCGAGCGCCTGGGCATGTCGGAAAAAACCGTGATGCGTTTGTTTCAGCGCGAAACCGGCTTGAGTTTTCGTGGCTGGCGTCAGCGCGCGCGGTTGTTATCCTCGCTCAGCGCACTGGAAGAGGGCGAAAGCGTGACTAACACGGCCCTGTCCTGTGGGTATGATTCGACCTCGGCGTTCATCGCTGCGTTTAAAAGCCTGTTTGGCTTCACCCCGGGTGAGCTGTTCAAGCCTTGA
- a CDS encoding heavy-metal-associated domain-containing protein, whose product MQRFNVQGMTCGHCVRAITQALQGSDPAADVQVDLASGEVRVESTLTAEAIISLISAEGYAVQVI is encoded by the coding sequence ATGCAACGATTCAATGTTCAGGGTATGACCTGTGGCCACTGTGTCCGGGCAATCACCCAAGCGCTGCAGGGCAGCGATCCGGCGGCTGATGTTCAGGTCGATCTGGCCAGCGGCGAAGTGCGGGTTGAAAGCACACTCACGGCCGAGGCCATTATCAGTCTGATCAGTGCTGAAGGGTATGCGGTGCAGGTGATTTAA
- a CDS encoding nucleotide pyrophosphohydrolase encodes MNLDELTQRLHQIRDQNDWRPFHSPKNLAMAASVEMAELVEIFQWLSEDQSRQLPAEQLAHAGQEVGDIVLYLLLMCSELGLDMDQVVRNKLADSERRFSK; translated from the coding sequence ATGAACCTCGACGAACTCACCCAACGCCTGCACCAGATCCGCGACCAGAATGACTGGCGCCCATTCCACAGCCCGAAAAACCTGGCCATGGCTGCCAGCGTGGAAATGGCCGAACTGGTCGAGATTTTCCAATGGCTCAGCGAAGACCAATCGCGGCAGTTGCCTGCTGAACAACTGGCGCATGCCGGGCAGGAAGTGGGCGATATCGTCTTGTATCTGCTGCTGATGTGCAGCGAGTTGGGGCTGGATATGGATCAAGTGGTGCGCAACAAACTGGCCGACAGCGAACGGCGTTTCAGCAAATGA
- the pbpC gene encoding peptidoglycan glycosyltransferase PbpC (penicillin-binding protein 1C) yields the protein MGSLLLLIALLWLADHLWPLPLPKDDLARVVLAEDGTPLWRFADANGVWRYPVTTDQVSPYYLDALLTYEDRWFYQHPGVNPLALLRATWQNLSGARVVSGGSTLSMQVARLLDPHSRTLPGKLRQLWRTAQLEWHLSKDQILGLYLNRAPFGGTLQGVAAASWAYLGKSPLQLTRADAALLAVLPQAPSRLRPDRHPRRAQAARDKVLRRLAEFQVWPQSAVDEALEEPLLLAPRQEPSLAPLLARRLNRADSPPLIRTTIDATLQRRLEDLLLGWRARLPEHTSAAILVVEEETMAVRAYLGSVDINDARRFGHVDMISALRSPGSTLKPFLYGMTLDAGLIHSESLLQDVPRRYGDYRPGNFSSGFSGAVSASSALAMSLNLPAVQLLEAYGPKRFAAELRNGGVPLTLPPLAEPNLALILGGAGSRLEDLVSGYSAFARGGKSANLRLQPPDTLRERRMLSPGSAWIVRRILSGQARPDIDPHADLVQRPVLAWKTGTSYGFRDAWAIGVGPRFLIGIWIGRPDGTPVPGQFGLASAAPLMLQVHDMLINRDSQRGITAPVQPVPMNVGVAAICWPLGQPMSKSDPNCRRQRFAWTLDNTTPPTLQAADQPLGLGLLEKVWVNGKGLRVAANCPDAQPRDIALWPAPLEPWLPRLERRDARMPPSDPECPPQASSLAAPLSVVGVREGDQLRLPTGSKNSLRLTLSALGGSGRRWWFIDGVPMADTADQGSFNPTLSRLGRYQLSVLDEGGHTARVEFSVVD from the coding sequence ATGGGCAGCCTGTTGCTGCTGATCGCCTTGCTGTGGCTGGCCGACCATCTCTGGCCGTTGCCGCTGCCCAAGGATGATCTGGCGCGTGTGGTCCTGGCCGAGGACGGTACGCCGCTGTGGCGGTTTGCCGATGCCAATGGCGTGTGGCGCTACCCGGTGACGACTGATCAGGTGTCGCCGTATTACCTCGATGCCTTACTGACGTATGAGGACCGCTGGTTCTATCAACATCCGGGGGTGAACCCGCTGGCGTTGCTCCGGGCGACCTGGCAGAACCTCAGCGGCGCACGAGTGGTGTCGGGCGGCAGCACGCTGTCGATGCAAGTGGCGCGTCTGCTCGATCCGCATTCGCGAACCCTGCCCGGCAAGTTGCGCCAGTTGTGGCGCACGGCACAGCTGGAATGGCATTTGTCCAAGGATCAGATTCTCGGCTTGTACCTTAACCGGGCGCCTTTCGGTGGGACGTTGCAGGGCGTGGCGGCCGCCAGCTGGGCATACTTGGGCAAGTCACCCTTGCAGTTGACCCGCGCCGATGCGGCGTTGCTTGCGGTCTTGCCTCAGGCGCCGAGTCGTTTGCGCCCTGACCGCCACCCCAGGCGAGCGCAGGCGGCGCGTGACAAAGTGCTCAGGCGGCTGGCCGAGTTTCAGGTCTGGCCACAATCAGCGGTCGATGAGGCACTGGAAGAACCGCTGCTCCTGGCGCCGCGTCAGGAACCGAGCCTTGCGCCGTTGCTCGCCCGGCGCTTGAACCGCGCCGACAGCCCGCCGCTGATTCGCACCACTATCGACGCTACCTTGCAGCGTCGCCTCGAAGACTTGCTGCTGGGTTGGCGTGCGCGCTTACCGGAGCACACGTCGGCGGCGATTCTGGTGGTCGAGGAAGAGACCATGGCGGTGCGCGCTTACCTCGGTTCGGTTGACATCAATGATGCCCGGCGCTTCGGCCACGTCGACATGATCAGCGCGCTGCGCTCCCCGGGCTCGACCCTCAAGCCCTTTCTGTATGGCATGACACTGGACGCCGGGCTGATTCATTCCGAATCATTGCTGCAAGATGTGCCGCGCCGTTATGGCGATTATCGTCCGGGCAATTTTTCCTCGGGTTTCAGTGGCGCGGTTTCAGCCAGCAGCGCGTTGGCGATGTCGCTGAACCTGCCAGCGGTGCAATTGCTCGAAGCGTACGGCCCGAAACGCTTTGCCGCCGAGTTGCGCAACGGCGGTGTGCCGCTGACCCTGCCGCCGTTGGCCGAGCCGAATCTGGCCTTGATTCTGGGGGGCGCGGGCAGTCGTCTGGAAGACCTGGTCAGTGGTTACAGCGCCTTTGCTCGCGGCGGGAAAAGCGCCAACCTGCGCCTGCAACCGCCAGATACATTGCGCGAACGAAGGATGCTGTCGCCCGGTTCAGCGTGGATCGTGCGGCGTATTCTCAGCGGTCAGGCTCGGCCGGACATCGATCCCCACGCCGACTTGGTCCAGCGCCCGGTACTGGCCTGGAAGACCGGCACCAGTTATGGCTTTCGCGATGCGTGGGCAATTGGAGTGGGGCCCCGATTCCTGATCGGCATCTGGATCGGTCGCCCGGACGGCACGCCGGTACCGGGGCAATTCGGCCTGGCGTCGGCGGCACCGTTGATGCTCCAGGTGCATGACATGCTGATCAACCGCGACAGTCAACGCGGCATTACCGCCCCCGTGCAACCGGTGCCGATGAACGTGGGTGTCGCGGCGATCTGCTGGCCATTGGGCCAGCCCATGAGTAAAAGCGATCCGAACTGCCGACGTCAGCGTTTCGCCTGGACGCTGGACAACACCACGCCGCCGACTTTGCAGGCCGCCGATCAACCGCTCGGCCTGGGGTTGTTGGAGAAAGTATGGGTCAATGGCAAAGGCCTGCGGGTCGCCGCCAATTGCCCCGACGCACAGCCTCGGGACATAGCATTGTGGCCTGCGCCGCTGGAACCGTGGCTGCCGCGCCTGGAGCGCCGTGACGCCCGGATGCCGCCGAGCGATCCCGAGTGCCCACCCCAAGCCTCAAGCCTGGCTGCACCGTTGTCGGTGGTCGGTGTGCGAGAGGGGGATCAGTTGCGCCTGCCGACGGGCAGTAAAAACTCGCTGCGTCTCACCCTGTCGGCGTTGGGTGGCAGTGGTCGGCGCTGGTGGTTTATTGATGGTGTGCCCATGGCCGACACGGCTGACCAAGGCAGCTTCAACCCGACCCTGAGCCGGTTGGGACGCTATCAACTCAGCGTCCTCGATGAAGGCGGGCACACGGCACGGGTTGAATTCAGTGTCGTGGATTGA